From the genome of Gemmatimonas phototrophica, one region includes:
- the glnA gene encoding type I glutamate--ammonia ligase — MATPSRSLVPTNLSGATAADILELAEAQQVRFLRLQFTDILGVIKNVEIPTSQFRKALQGDIMFDGSSIAGFVRVEESDMLLAPDLSTFQIFPWGDPSARVGRLICDINMPDGTPFSGDPRGVLKRQLVRAAELGYVMNAGMEAEFFLFKPTEDGRPATHTHDVGGYFDLAPMDLGEDARRAIVDALEQMGFEVEASHHEVAHGQHEIDFRYADALRTADNIATFRFVVKQVARQFGLIASFMPKPVFGQNGSGMHTHQSLFRNNQNAFWDPSREWALSVTALHYIGGLLKHARAMTAVTNPLVNSYKRLVPGFEAPVNVAWSMRNRSPMIRVPERRGSGTRLELRTPDPAANPYLALTVMLAAGLDGLATEADWREPVNTNIWEMSYRERRRLRVDDLPQSLNEACDDLEKNEVICEALGEHITQQYLAAKRAEWNEYNQRVTEWELDRYLARY, encoded by the coding sequence ATGGCCACGCCAAGCCGTTCCCTTGTCCCGACCAATCTGTCCGGCGCGACCGCAGCGGACATTCTCGAATTGGCCGAAGCGCAGCAGGTGCGCTTTCTGCGGCTGCAATTCACCGACATCCTCGGCGTCATCAAGAACGTCGAGATTCCCACCTCGCAGTTCAGGAAGGCCCTGCAGGGAGACATCATGTTCGATGGCTCCAGCATTGCCGGGTTCGTCCGCGTGGAAGAGTCGGATATGCTGCTCGCCCCCGATCTGAGCACCTTTCAGATCTTTCCGTGGGGGGATCCGTCGGCCCGGGTGGGACGCCTGATTTGCGACATCAACATGCCCGACGGGACGCCGTTCAGCGGAGACCCGCGCGGCGTGCTCAAGCGCCAGCTGGTGCGGGCCGCTGAGCTGGGGTACGTGATGAACGCCGGCATGGAAGCGGAATTCTTTCTCTTCAAGCCCACCGAAGATGGCCGGCCGGCCACGCACACCCATGATGTGGGCGGCTACTTCGATCTGGCGCCCATGGATCTGGGTGAAGATGCGCGCCGCGCCATTGTGGATGCGTTGGAGCAGATGGGCTTCGAGGTGGAAGCGTCACACCACGAAGTGGCGCACGGCCAGCACGAAATTGATTTCCGGTATGCGGACGCGCTCCGAACGGCCGACAACATTGCCACCTTTCGCTTTGTCGTAAAGCAGGTGGCTCGGCAGTTCGGGCTGATTGCGTCGTTCATGCCCAAGCCGGTGTTCGGGCAGAACGGCAGTGGGATGCACACGCACCAGAGTCTGTTCCGCAATAATCAGAACGCGTTCTGGGATCCGTCGCGCGAGTGGGCGCTGAGTGTGACGGCGCTGCACTACATTGGCGGGCTGCTCAAGCACGCGCGCGCGATGACGGCGGTGACGAATCCGCTGGTGAACAGCTACAAGCGCCTGGTGCCGGGATTCGAGGCGCCGGTGAATGTGGCGTGGAGTATGCGGAACCGTTCCCCCATGATTCGCGTGCCGGAGCGCCGTGGATCGGGGACCCGGTTGGAGCTGCGCACACCGGACCCGGCCGCCAATCCGTATCTCGCGCTGACCGTCATGCTGGCCGCGGGGCTTGATGGGTTGGCCACCGAAGCCGACTGGCGCGAGCCAGTGAACACGAATATCTGGGAGATGTCGTATCGCGAGCGTCGGCGATTACGGGTGGATGACCTGCCGCAGTCGCTGAACGAAGCGTGCGACGACCTGGAGAAGAACGAAGTGATCTGCGAAGCGTTGGGCGAGCATATCACGCAGCAGTATCTGGCGGCGAAGCGTGCCGAGTGGAACGAGTACAACCAGCGGGTGACTGAGTGGGAGCTGGATCGGTACCTGGCGAGATACTAG
- a CDS encoding superoxide dismutase produces the protein MPSATLLAPDAVLSQKYPFTLPALGYANNAVEPAVDAQTMGIHHDRHHAAYVTNLNKALESQPTLHGYSLGELLMGLRRWPAAVQSVIRNNGGGHANHALFWNLLAPAAAATAAAPNGKLGDMIVRDFGSHEAVNAALKTAAVGQFGSGWSWLVKTATNRLVVRGLPNQDSPLLEGELPIVGIDVWEHAYYLKYQNRRADYVDAVLKRINWDVAGAQVQ, from the coding sequence ATGCCCAGCGCGACCTTGCTGGCGCCCGACGCGGTGCTGAGCCAGAAGTACCCGTTTACGCTCCCGGCGCTGGGCTACGCCAACAATGCGGTGGAGCCGGCGGTGGATGCGCAGACCATGGGCATCCACCACGATCGGCATCACGCGGCGTATGTAACCAATCTCAACAAGGCGCTCGAGTCGCAGCCAACGTTGCACGGCTATTCGCTGGGTGAGTTGCTGATGGGGTTGCGGCGGTGGCCGGCGGCGGTGCAGTCGGTCATTCGCAACAACGGCGGTGGTCACGCCAATCATGCCCTGTTCTGGAACCTGCTGGCGCCGGCCGCTGCGGCCACGGCCGCGGCGCCCAACGGCAAGCTGGGTGACATGATTGTGCGCGACTTCGGCTCACACGAGGCGGTAAACGCCGCACTCAAGACGGCGGCCGTGGGGCAGTTTGGCAGCGGCTGGTCGTGGCTGGTGAAAACTGCCACCAACCGGCTGGTGGTGCGCGGGTTGCCCAACCAGGATTCGCCACTGCTGGAAGGCGAACTGCCCATTGTGGGCATCGATGTGTGGGAACACGCCTACTACCTCAAGTATCAGAACCGTCGCGCCGATTACGTGGATGCGGTGCTCAAGCGCATCAACTGGGACGTCGCGGGCGCGCAGGTGCAGTAA
- a CDS encoding glycosyltransferase, giving the protein MARIVITTWGTFGDVNPYLAFGTGLRARGHVPVLCMPPFYEPVVRAAGLEFRPAAPDADPALDAEMVRRCMHPRNGAQAIFREVLIPSLGESHARLQEAVQGADLLISHPATLTAPIVAEQTGIRWLSTILSPLNFMSAHDPILPPMATWLRHLPYSVHVRFADWLADGGRQVAARWMEPVQAYRASVGLPRSANPLFEGQHAPSGVLALYSRVFGGPYADYPANTVITGQLRYDASHGATLEPALQTFLEAGAPPVVFTLGTSAVEVAGRFWEESLAALQRLGRRGVLLAGRAAAPRLRASAPPSVLVVEQAPHSLLFPRAAAIVHQCGMGTVGTALASGVPQLAVPFANDQPDNAWRLTRLGVARTVYPSRYTGRRAAEALRELLSDASYAARAHDVANVVRAEDGVAAACDVAERLLPRAAAVA; this is encoded by the coding sequence ATGGCACGCATCGTGATAACCACGTGGGGCACCTTTGGTGATGTGAATCCGTACCTGGCGTTTGGTACCGGATTGCGCGCGCGTGGGCACGTCCCGGTGTTGTGCATGCCGCCGTTCTACGAACCGGTAGTGCGGGCGGCGGGGTTGGAGTTCCGCCCAGCGGCGCCCGACGCCGATCCGGCGCTGGACGCGGAGATGGTGCGCCGCTGCATGCATCCGCGGAATGGTGCGCAAGCGATCTTCCGCGAGGTGCTTATCCCCTCGCTGGGCGAATCGCACGCGCGGTTGCAGGAGGCGGTGCAGGGGGCCGATTTGCTCATCAGTCATCCGGCGACGCTGACCGCGCCCATTGTGGCCGAGCAAACGGGGATCCGCTGGCTGAGCACCATTCTGTCGCCGCTCAACTTCATGTCGGCGCACGACCCCATTCTGCCGCCGATGGCCACGTGGCTTCGCCATCTGCCGTATTCCGTGCATGTGCGCTTTGCCGATTGGCTGGCGGATGGTGGCCGCCAGGTGGCGGCGCGTTGGATGGAACCGGTACAGGCGTATCGCGCGTCGGTGGGGCTGCCGCGTTCGGCGAACCCGTTGTTTGAAGGACAGCACGCGCCCTCAGGTGTCTTGGCGCTGTACTCGCGGGTGTTTGGCGGTCCGTACGCGGACTATCCGGCCAATACCGTGATCACCGGTCAGCTGCGCTACGATGCCTCGCACGGGGCCACGCTGGAGCCGGCGCTGCAGACGTTTCTGGAGGCCGGTGCGCCACCGGTGGTGTTTACGCTGGGGACGTCGGCGGTGGAGGTGGCCGGTCGCTTCTGGGAGGAGAGTCTGGCGGCGCTGCAGCGGCTGGGGCGGCGGGGGGTGCTCTTGGCGGGCCGCGCCGCGGCACCCCGGTTGCGCGCGTCGGCGCCGCCGTCGGTGCTGGTGGTGGAGCAGGCTCCGCATTCGCTGCTCTTTCCGCGCGCGGCAGCCATTGTGCATCAATGCGGCATGGGCACCGTGGGAACAGCGCTCGCCTCCGGTGTTCCCCAGCTGGCGGTGCCCTTTGCCAATGATCAGCCGGACAACGCGTGGCGCCTCACGCGCCTGGGCGTGGCGCGCACCGTGTACCCGTCGCGATATACGGGACGTCGCGCGGCAGAAGCGCTTCGCGAGCTGCTGTCGGACGCATCGTACGCCGCCCGCGCCCATGACGTGGCCAACGTGGTGCGGGCGGAAGATGGCGTGGCGGCAGCCTGCGATGTGGCGGAGCGCCTGCTGCCGCGCGCGGCGGCGGTGGCCTGA
- a CDS encoding Ig-like domain-containing protein: MLTIGVAACSGDSVAPAPVTPVATSIEIQDLGLVRDGDVVELSAVVKDQQQRPMPSIDVLFTVTDPTVASITGGRVLTALREGTTDIVAITGSGARAVQQRRTLSVVLHPATAIDVGTGRLDLQVHQHANVTATLRGLDNRLLTGRTLTWHSSNTGVAQVDAAGNVRAISPGAASITVRYGTLSRSVPVQVVAAGTRYPVLRINNITLPVVVYEEEITRDDGSTYTLIERLESGDVVVGDRYEVRLAVADIERYTLQGNVIERVMRRRIVRDDGLVYYNWLNGSAQLISTMVGGLSHTMTTVGQDLQLTFRLGGTNTIWNLSARLPQ, from the coding sequence ATGCTGACCATTGGTGTGGCAGCCTGCTCCGGCGACAGCGTGGCGCCCGCACCAGTCACACCCGTCGCCACATCGATTGAGATCCAGGACCTCGGCCTCGTGCGCGACGGCGATGTGGTGGAACTCAGCGCCGTGGTGAAGGACCAGCAGCAGCGGCCCATGCCCAGCATTGACGTGCTCTTCACGGTGACTGATCCAACCGTCGCCAGCATCACCGGAGGCCGCGTGCTGACCGCCCTGCGTGAAGGCACCACAGACATCGTGGCCATTACCGGCAGTGGCGCACGCGCTGTGCAGCAGCGCCGCACGCTCTCCGTGGTATTGCACCCGGCCACGGCCATCGACGTCGGCACCGGGCGACTGGACTTGCAGGTGCATCAGCACGCGAACGTCACCGCCACACTGCGTGGCCTCGACAATCGTCTGCTTACGGGACGGACGCTCACGTGGCACTCCTCCAACACTGGCGTGGCGCAGGTGGATGCCGCGGGCAACGTGCGGGCCATTAGCCCCGGCGCCGCCAGCATCACGGTGCGCTATGGAACGCTGTCGCGCTCTGTACCGGTGCAGGTCGTTGCCGCCGGGACGCGCTACCCCGTGCTGCGGATCAACAACATCACGCTCCCGGTGGTGGTCTACGAAGAGGAGATCACCCGGGACGATGGCTCCACCTACACGCTCATTGAACGGCTGGAATCAGGAGACGTCGTCGTTGGCGACCGGTATGAGGTGCGTCTTGCCGTGGCCGACATCGAGCGATACACGCTGCAGGGCAACGTGATCGAACGTGTGATGCGTCGTCGGATCGTCCGCGATGATGGACTGGTGTACTACAACTGGCTCAATGGGTCGGCCCAGCTCATCTCCACCATGGTGGGAGGACTCTCTCACACCATGACGACGGTCGGGCAGGATCTCCAGCTCACATTCCGTCTGGGTGGTACCAACACCATCTGGAACCTCTCGGCGCGCCTGCCACAGTAA
- a CDS encoding nuclease encodes MSRVRCGGLVRCMPLGAALLLLSVLSVLFVPRPLNAWGDYGHRLVGLVAATTLPADMPSFFTAAAPQLAYLNPEPDRWKDRAERQLEPALEGGTSPDHFIDSDMVTPLQLAGALAARDRWAFADSIRAAGVSPQVMGFLPFTMLEYTSRLRGDFRLWRIAPDSTVRAWIEQRIIEDAGILGHFVADGSNPHHTTKHYNGWAGENPKGYTTDNRFHGRFESQYVQAHVREPDVRAALTAAPQVFPRTRDAVLAYLDRTHQLVDSLYALEQAATFRPETTTAAQKAFATARLAAGAAMLRDLWYTAWITSARPD; translated from the coding sequence ATGTCTCGAGTTCGTTGCGGCGGTTTGGTGCGGTGCATGCCCTTGGGCGCCGCCCTCCTGCTGTTGAGCGTCCTTTCCGTGCTGTTCGTCCCGCGACCCCTGAATGCGTGGGGCGACTACGGACACCGACTGGTGGGATTGGTGGCTGCTACCACGCTGCCGGCGGACATGCCGTCGTTCTTTACCGCGGCGGCACCGCAATTGGCCTATCTCAACCCGGAGCCGGATCGCTGGAAAGATCGGGCCGAACGGCAACTGGAGCCGGCCCTGGAAGGTGGGACGTCGCCCGACCATTTCATTGACAGTGATATGGTGACACCGCTCCAGCTGGCCGGTGCACTGGCGGCGCGGGATCGCTGGGCCTTTGCCGATTCCATTCGCGCGGCGGGGGTGTCGCCGCAGGTTATGGGGTTTCTCCCGTTCACCATGTTGGAGTACACCTCCCGGTTGCGCGGGGACTTCCGCTTGTGGCGCATTGCCCCGGACAGCACGGTGCGTGCGTGGATTGAACAGCGCATCATCGAAGATGCCGGCATTCTCGGGCACTTCGTGGCTGATGGCAGCAACCCGCACCATACCACGAAGCACTACAACGGCTGGGCGGGTGAGAACCCCAAGGGGTATACCACCGACAACCGGTTTCACGGACGCTTTGAATCGCAGTATGTGCAAGCGCATGTGCGCGAGCCCGATGTGCGCGCCGCGCTGACCGCCGCACCGCAGGTTTTCCCGCGCACCCGTGACGCGGTGCTCGCCTACCTCGATCGCACGCACCAGCTGGTGGATTCGCTCTATGCGCTGGAGCAGGCCGCGACCTTCCGTCCCGAAACCACGACAGCTGCCCAGAAAGCCTTTGCCACGGCGCGGCTGGCCGCCGGGGCGGCCATGTTGCGCGACTTGTGGTACACCGCGTGGATTACGAGTGCGCGCCCTGACTGA
- a CDS encoding ATP-binding protein codes for MSNALERTLESRLVDAVQQSVIATDLEGRITFWNAHASRMFGWTRDEALGKPVVDVTTSNTSREEAEKILAQLSRGESWAGEFPLRRKDGSAFTAFVVNSPLFDDTGTLVGVVGVTTDVSASRALDVQLRHALKLEAVGRLASGIAHDFNNLITIILGSLDVVLDGGGMGGTDRHQLIAARQASERAAELTRQLLTYTRKEQLQPRVLSVADALAALSPMLRRLMPANMEVRVECDAVPMHTMLDPRQFDQLVVNLVANARDAMPDGGRCTIRAQAVRALMASADASANGAYLRLDVIDTGMGIPKDILPHIFEPFFTTRQPGTGTGLGLATVYSITEQAGGRVEVASTPGSGSTFSILLPRCAPAGQAPVFVRSAQSSSKEASILVAEDEPTLNVLIVRILLNAGYHVVSCESGDEALAVALKDGGQFDLVLTDVVMPGMNGFELAANVLEQCPGTRVLMMTGYAPDEMVRPEILAHTTLLSKPFGPPDLLRAVSMALSQGAHS; via the coding sequence ATGTCTAATGCTCTCGAGCGTACGCTCGAGTCTCGATTGGTTGATGCCGTCCAGCAGTCCGTCATCGCCACTGATCTCGAAGGACGCATTACCTTCTGGAACGCGCACGCCAGCCGCATGTTCGGCTGGACCCGCGACGAAGCGCTCGGTAAACCGGTGGTGGATGTCACGACCAGCAACACGTCACGCGAAGAGGCCGAAAAGATTCTGGCCCAACTGTCACGGGGCGAGAGCTGGGCCGGTGAGTTTCCGCTGCGCCGCAAGGACGGGAGCGCCTTCACCGCGTTCGTGGTGAATTCGCCACTCTTTGACGATACCGGCACACTCGTTGGCGTGGTCGGCGTGACCACCGATGTATCGGCCTCGCGGGCGCTCGACGTGCAGCTCCGGCACGCGCTCAAGCTCGAAGCGGTCGGCCGGCTGGCCAGCGGCATTGCCCATGACTTCAACAATCTCATTACCATCATCCTCGGCAGTCTGGATGTGGTACTGGATGGCGGCGGCATGGGCGGAACAGACCGCCACCAGTTGATTGCCGCCCGTCAGGCCAGTGAGCGCGCCGCCGAACTTACGCGGCAGCTGCTTACCTACACCCGTAAGGAGCAGCTCCAACCTCGGGTGCTGTCGGTGGCCGACGCCTTGGCCGCGCTGAGCCCCATGCTCCGGCGACTCATGCCGGCCAATATGGAGGTGCGTGTGGAGTGCGATGCGGTCCCCATGCACACCATGCTGGACCCGCGACAGTTCGACCAGCTGGTTGTGAATCTCGTGGCCAACGCGCGGGACGCCATGCCCGATGGCGGGCGGTGCACCATTCGCGCCCAGGCCGTACGCGCCCTCATGGCCAGTGCAGACGCGAGCGCCAACGGCGCGTATCTGCGGCTCGATGTCATTGATACCGGGATGGGCATTCCCAAGGACATCCTGCCGCACATCTTCGAGCCGTTCTTCACCACCAGACAGCCCGGCACCGGCACCGGACTCGGGCTCGCGACAGTCTACAGCATTACCGAGCAAGCCGGCGGACGGGTCGAGGTGGCCAGTACGCCCGGCAGTGGTTCCACCTTTTCGATCCTGCTGCCGCGTTGCGCCCCCGCCGGACAGGCACCGGTGTTTGTCCGGAGCGCTCAGAGCAGTAGCAAGGAAGCCAGCATTCTGGTGGCCGAAGACGAACCCACGCTCAACGTGCTCATTGTGCGCATTCTGCTGAATGCGGGCTACCACGTGGTCTCGTGCGAAAGCGGCGATGAAGCGCTGGCCGTGGCGCTGAAGGACGGCGGCCAGTTTGACCTGGTCCTCACCGATGTGGTCATGCCAGGCATGAATGGGTTCGAATTGGCGGCCAACGTTTTGGAGCAGTGCCCCGGCACCAGAGTGCTGATGATGACGGGCTACGCCCCGGACGAAATGGTCCGACCCGAGATCCTGGCCCACACCACGCTGCTCAGTAAACCGTTCGGGCCACCGGACCTGCTACGTGCCGTTTCCATGGCGCTCAGTCAGGGCGCGCACTCGTAA
- a CDS encoding ATP-binding protein has product MRLSLSSLRTRLLLLVVAAYIPAAVFTVWTIQRDRTEALDAVGARLRGLLAEASADNDAAITAGRRIIASWAEIPEIASGTQVQCERALARLSRYAPNMATPTRINAQGIVDCGGESSASIGQFVGENPLFTTVMASDSISLGPYLPGSARHPALLPLNLPLRNASGRASGVLSVGIRLDWLDRVARNVELPQGTLVTISDSTGLLIAHLPESPNIGQVRPGLNARFEEDRRKGMAAEGLTIRRTLDGVTRLIAHRQLQSAPGTFVRLGVAMPPSVAYAAPNARARARVALVIGTAFVALLLAWVGAQLLVLRDVDVILAATRKLGTGDLSARTGLDERSGEIGQIATSVDTMAAQLERRQERMRHAERLESLGRLAGGVAHDFNNMLTAIVGSADLALDALSPDHPAYHDLLSIKSSASRSSTLTRQLLDFSRRTPLSSAPQRLDVLVQEAVQLLGRVVPATVTLDVRTHSHRFVRVDAGRFEQALMNLAVNARDAMPNGGTLTIALDDYDVGETNPPDAPVPVGQWIRLRVTDTGSGMPPDVLRRVFEPFYTTKPVGEGTGLGLSMVYGTVQHHGGHVHVESVVGRGTCVTIWLPEAPPDVLDESIAAAPATCQSSGARVLVAEDQPEVRLLVQRVLSTAGFIVDVASTGSEALTRGLELGTSLQVLLTDYDMPELRGDAVALGLREQNPELPVVLMSGFTSEGWPTSLTESPYTSVVEKPFTAQCLLHAIDAACRALPVNSSHTHDV; this is encoded by the coding sequence TCGACGCCGTGGGCGCACGGCTGCGAGGGTTGCTCGCCGAAGCCAGTGCCGACAACGACGCGGCCATTACCGCCGGCCGACGAATTATCGCCAGCTGGGCCGAGATCCCGGAAATTGCCTCGGGCACACAGGTGCAATGTGAGCGCGCGCTCGCGCGCCTATCACGCTACGCCCCGAATATGGCGACTCCCACGCGCATCAATGCGCAGGGCATCGTGGATTGCGGTGGCGAGTCGTCGGCCAGTATCGGCCAGTTCGTTGGTGAGAACCCGCTCTTCACGACGGTCATGGCCAGCGACAGTATTTCGCTCGGCCCGTATCTCCCCGGCAGTGCCAGGCACCCGGCGCTGCTCCCGCTCAACCTGCCCCTGCGCAACGCCAGCGGACGCGCCTCAGGGGTGCTGTCGGTAGGCATCCGTCTGGACTGGCTGGACCGCGTGGCCCGCAACGTGGAGTTGCCACAGGGCACGCTGGTCACGATTTCCGATTCCACCGGGCTGCTCATTGCCCACCTGCCGGAATCACCGAACATCGGTCAGGTGCGCCCCGGCCTGAATGCGCGCTTCGAAGAAGACCGCCGCAAGGGCATGGCTGCCGAGGGGCTCACCATTCGCCGCACCCTCGATGGCGTGACGCGCCTCATCGCCCATCGGCAACTGCAGTCGGCCCCCGGCACCTTTGTGCGTCTGGGCGTTGCCATGCCGCCCAGCGTGGCCTACGCGGCGCCCAATGCGCGCGCCCGTGCCCGGGTTGCCCTGGTGATCGGCACGGCATTCGTGGCGCTGCTGCTGGCCTGGGTGGGCGCGCAACTGCTCGTGCTGCGCGACGTGGACGTCATTCTTGCCGCGACCCGCAAGCTTGGCACCGGCGATCTGAGCGCACGAACGGGACTCGACGAGCGCTCCGGAGAGATTGGCCAGATCGCCACGTCGGTGGACACGATGGCTGCCCAGCTTGAGCGGCGGCAGGAACGCATGCGCCACGCGGAACGCCTCGAATCACTGGGGCGACTCGCCGGTGGTGTGGCGCATGATTTCAACAACATGCTCACCGCCATCGTGGGAAGCGCCGACCTTGCACTGGATGCGCTCTCTCCCGACCATCCCGCGTACCACGACCTGCTCAGCATCAAATCATCCGCGAGTCGCTCCAGCACCCTCACACGGCAACTGCTCGATTTTTCGCGCCGCACGCCGCTCAGCTCCGCCCCGCAACGACTGGACGTGCTGGTGCAGGAGGCGGTGCAACTGCTGGGACGGGTGGTACCGGCAACCGTGACGCTCGACGTCCGGACGCACAGCCACAGGTTCGTACGGGTGGATGCGGGCCGCTTTGAACAGGCGCTCATGAATCTCGCCGTCAACGCGCGGGACGCGATGCCCAATGGTGGCACGTTGACCATTGCGCTCGACGATTACGATGTCGGAGAGACCAACCCGCCCGACGCCCCTGTCCCGGTGGGACAGTGGATCCGTCTTCGAGTCACCGACACCGGCAGCGGGATGCCCCCGGATGTTCTGCGGCGCGTCTTCGAACCGTTCTACACCACCAAGCCAGTGGGCGAAGGCACCGGACTGGGGCTCTCCATGGTGTACGGCACGGTGCAACATCACGGTGGTCATGTGCATGTGGAGAGTGTGGTGGGGCGTGGCACCTGTGTCACCATCTGGCTCCCGGAAGCGCCGCCCGACGTGCTTGACGAATCCATCGCCGCAGCACCGGCCACCTGTCAGTCCAGCGGCGCGCGTGTGCTCGTCGCCGAAGATCAACCCGAAGTCCGACTGCTCGTGCAACGGGTGCTCAGCACGGCGGGGTTCATCGTTGACGTTGCCAGCACGGGCAGCGAGGCGCTGACGCGCGGCCTCGAACTGGGAACGTCGTTGCAGGTGCTCCTTACCGACTACGACATGCCGGAGCTCCGGGGCGACGCGGTCGCACTCGGGTTACGCGAGCAGAACCCGGAGCTCCCGGTCGTGCTGATGTCGGGTTTTACCAGCGAAGGGTGGCCCACCTCGCTGACAGAGTCTCCGTATACCAGCGTGGTGGAGAAGCCGTTCACTGCGCAATGCCTGCTGCACGCCATTGACGCCGCCTGCAGAGCACTCCCTGTCAATTCTTCGCACACGCACGATGTCTAA